The Planifilum fulgidum genome has a segment encoding these proteins:
- a CDS encoding GntR family transcriptional regulator, whose amino-acid sequence MRRGFDETKPIYLQVKERIEDQIISGQLKEGDRIPSTTQLVQFYKINHLTVSKAVHLMVEEGNIFKKRGVGMFVAEGAQEKLLRRRRDQFVDRYLLPMIREAERLGMTEEDVIRLIRSQKERDQE is encoded by the coding sequence TTGAGGCGCGGTTTCGATGAGACGAAGCCGATTTATCTGCAAGTCAAAGAACGGATTGAAGACCAGATCATCAGCGGCCAGCTGAAGGAAGGGGATCGGATTCCCTCCACGACGCAGCTTGTCCAATTCTACAAAATCAATCATCTGACGGTTTCCAAGGCCGTTCACTTGATGGTTGAAGAAGGAAATATATTCAAAAAAAGGGGTGTAGGGATGTTCGTGGCAGAAGGCGCCCAAGAGAAGTTGCTCCGCCGGCGCAGGGACCAGTTCGTCGATCGCTATCTCCTGCCGATGATTCGGGAAGCGGAACGCTTGGGGATGACGGAGGAGGATGTGATCCGTTTGATCCGGTCGCAAAAGGAGAGGGATCAAGAGTGA
- a CDS encoding ATP-binding cassette domain-containing protein has product MNFDIEMHRVTVKYGEVEALRNVSLKLLHGKLYGLLGRNGAGKTTLLSLLGSFLEPTVGTVRIGGMEVFDNEKVMPWVTFVYDSGNRDEHETVKGMLEAAERYRPTFDREYANYLVKRFQLPLDQPMKLLSKGQQAAARVTVGLANRSPITILDEAYLGMDAPTRETFYQELLEDHSRNPRTVILSTHHVSEVEHLFEEVVILHQGSILLQESMDQVLECGAMVTGDAQAVDEFTAGMQVLHTERLGGTKRAMVYGKLSENQLLEAGRRGIEIGSVSLQHLFIHLTEEGNADGVRKDLS; this is encoded by the coding sequence GTGAATTTTGACATCGAGATGCATCGGGTGACGGTGAAATACGGGGAGGTCGAGGCGCTGAGGAACGTTTCGCTGAAGCTTCTCCACGGGAAATTGTACGGATTGCTCGGCAGAAACGGCGCGGGGAAAACAACCCTCCTGTCCCTGTTGGGTTCCTTTCTGGAACCGACCGTCGGCACGGTCCGGATCGGGGGGATGGAGGTTTTCGACAACGAGAAAGTCATGCCGTGGGTGACGTTTGTCTATGATTCGGGCAACAGGGATGAACATGAAACGGTGAAGGGGATGCTGGAAGCGGCGGAACGGTACCGTCCCACCTTCGACCGCGAGTACGCGAACTATCTGGTGAAGCGTTTTCAGCTTCCGCTCGACCAACCGATGAAACTGCTTTCCAAGGGGCAGCAGGCAGCGGCCCGGGTCACGGTCGGTCTGGCAAATCGCAGCCCCATCACCATTTTGGATGAGGCTTATCTGGGCATGGACGCGCCCACCCGGGAAACCTTCTACCAGGAACTGCTGGAAGATCATTCCCGGAATCCGCGCACGGTGATTCTGTCGACCCATCATGTCTCCGAGGTGGAACATCTGTTTGAAGAGGTGGTCATCCTTCATCAAGGCAGCATCCTCCTGCAGGAATCAATGGATCAGGTGTTGGAATGCGGGGCGATGGTCACGGGAGATGCGCAGGCCGTGGATGAATTTACCGCCGGGATGCAGGTGCTCCATACGGAGCGGCTGGGCGGGACGAAGCGGGCGATGGTGTACGGGAAGCTTTCGGAGAATCAGCTTCTGGAAGCGGGACGGCGGGGGATTGAAATCGGATCCGTTTCGCTTCAGCATCTGTTTATTCATCTGACGGAGGAGGGAAACGCGGATGGAGTCCGCAAAGACTTATCGTAA
- a CDS encoding acyl--CoA ligase family protein, with product MEKRLFQKVWSKGQWEGLPVHRSLLTPMMFLERALHVFPEKTAVVDGNRRYTYAEFGSRVYRLASALIKAGIDKGDRVAVLLPNTAEFLEIYFAVPQAGGVLVPINRLLSSGEVKYILRHSGAKALIVHGTLGHLLEPIRGELDLPLVIWTGPEKKAGDPADFSYEDFLREGRDEPFVYRVDDEDQIISINYTSGTTGQPKGVMYTHRGAYLNAMGEIVETGLNLSSVYLWTLPMYHCNGWCFPWAVTGVGALHVCLPKVRSEEIFRLIGEEKVTHLCAAPTVIIKMISEAPRDYRFPRPLRIVTAAAPPPPAVIEQAERMGAEVIHVYGLTETYGPHTVCVWKEEWDGEAPAKRALLKGRQGVGYIHAPELRVVDENMEDVPADGKTLGEVVMRGNNVMKGYYRDEKATAEAFRGGWFHSGDLAVVHPDGYIELKDRKKDIIISGGVNISTIEVERVLYRHPDILEAAVVGVPDPYWGEVPKAFVTLRPGARLREEEVIAFAREHLAHFKCPKEVSFGPLPKTSTGKVQKFKLRERALAEKEARLADREG from the coding sequence ATGGAGAAGCGGTTGTTCCAGAAGGTGTGGTCCAAGGGGCAATGGGAGGGTCTACCGGTTCACCGTTCCCTCTTGACCCCGATGATGTTTCTGGAGCGTGCCCTGCACGTCTTTCCCGAAAAGACGGCCGTGGTGGACGGAAACCGCCGGTATACCTATGCGGAGTTCGGATCCCGCGTCTATCGTTTGGCGAGCGCCCTGATCAAGGCGGGAATCGACAAGGGGGACCGCGTGGCGGTGCTGCTTCCCAACACGGCGGAATTCCTGGAGATCTATTTCGCCGTTCCCCAGGCGGGGGGCGTGCTGGTTCCCATCAACCGGCTGCTCTCTTCCGGGGAAGTGAAGTACATTCTCCGGCATTCGGGAGCCAAAGCCCTGATTGTGCACGGGACGCTCGGTCACCTCCTGGAGCCGATTCGGGGTGAGCTGGATCTCCCTTTGGTGATCTGGACCGGACCGGAGAAGAAAGCGGGGGATCCGGCGGATTTCAGCTATGAAGACTTCCTGCGGGAGGGCCGGGACGAGCCTTTTGTCTACCGGGTGGATGACGAGGACCAGATCATCAGCATCAACTACACCAGCGGCACGACGGGGCAGCCCAAAGGGGTGATGTACACCCACCGGGGAGCTTACCTCAACGCGATGGGAGAGATCGTGGAGACGGGTCTGAACCTTTCCAGCGTCTATCTGTGGACGTTGCCCATGTATCATTGCAACGGATGGTGTTTTCCCTGGGCCGTCACCGGGGTGGGCGCGCTCCACGTCTGCCTGCCGAAGGTGAGGTCCGAAGAGATCTTCCGGCTGATCGGGGAGGAAAAGGTGACCCATCTCTGTGCCGCTCCCACCGTGATCATCAAGATGATCAGCGAAGCTCCCCGGGATTACCGCTTTCCCCGACCGCTCCGCATCGTGACGGCGGCGGCCCCGCCGCCTCCGGCGGTGATTGAACAGGCGGAAAGGATGGGGGCGGAGGTGATCCACGTGTACGGCCTCACCGAAACCTACGGGCCCCACACGGTTTGCGTGTGGAAGGAGGAATGGGACGGTGAGGCACCTGCGAAGCGGGCCCTGTTGAAGGGGCGGCAGGGGGTCGGATACATCCACGCGCCGGAACTTCGGGTGGTGGATGAGAACATGGAAGATGTCCCCGCGGACGGAAAGACGCTGGGGGAAGTGGTGATGCGGGGCAACAACGTGATGAAGGGGTACTACCGCGACGAGAAAGCGACGGCGGAGGCCTTCCGGGGAGGGTGGTTTCATTCCGGCGATCTGGCGGTGGTGCATCCCGACGGGTATATCGAGCTGAAGGACCGGAAGAAGGATATCATCATCAGCGGCGGGGTCAACATTTCCACGATCGAGGTGGAGCGCGTCCTTTACCGGCACCCGGATATCCTGGAGGCGGCGGTGGTGGGCGTCCCCGACCCGTATTGGGGGGAGGTGCCCAAGGCTTTTGTCACCCTCCGGCCGGGGGCCCGTCTCCGGGAAGAAGAGGTGATCGCCTTCGCCCGGGAGCACCTGGCCCATTTCAAATGTCCAAAGGAGGTATCCTTCGGCCCGCTGCCGAAGACATCAACGGGCAAAGTGCAGAAGTTTAAATTGCGGGAGCGGGCGTTGGCCGAAAAAGAGGCCCGGCTCGCCGATCGGGAGGGATGA
- a CDS encoding enoyl-CoA hydratase: MTLVRAENYRHILPRLDGRVAVVSMNRPERRNALSEEHMRELTDFLKAVGGSREVSVVILKGEGPAFCAGHDLSEMVDRDISFYRHLFDVCTELMETIQAIPQPVIAQVHGMATAAGCQLVATCDLAVASEEARFATPGVKIGLFCSTPMVALSRAVGRKKAMEMLLTGEPLTAREALAAGLVNRVVPAERLEEETRALAEKIAEASAFTVGIGKQAFYRQLEMPQPQAYAYAKEVMSLNATAADAQEGMCAFLEKRSPRWRHR, from the coding sequence GTGACGTTGGTGCGGGCGGAAAATTACCGGCACATTTTGCCCCGGCTGGACGGAAGGGTGGCCGTCGTTTCGATGAACCGCCCCGAGCGGCGGAACGCCCTTTCCGAGGAGCACATGCGGGAGTTGACGGATTTTTTGAAAGCCGTCGGCGGCAGCAGGGAAGTGTCCGTCGTCATCCTGAAGGGAGAGGGCCCCGCCTTCTGCGCAGGGCACGATTTGAGCGAGATGGTCGATCGGGACATTTCCTTTTACCGCCATCTCTTCGACGTCTGCACGGAATTGATGGAGACGATTCAGGCCATTCCGCAGCCGGTCATCGCCCAGGTACACGGGATGGCCACGGCGGCCGGCTGTCAACTGGTGGCCACCTGCGATCTGGCGGTCGCTTCGGAAGAGGCCCGATTTGCCACGCCCGGAGTGAAGATCGGCCTGTTCTGTTCGACGCCGATGGTCGCCTTGAGCCGGGCGGTGGGGAGGAAAAAGGCGATGGAGATGCTGCTGACCGGCGAACCCCTCACCGCCCGGGAAGCGTTGGCGGCCGGCCTGGTGAACCGGGTGGTTCCCGCCGAGCGGTTGGAGGAGGAGACCCGCGCCCTGGCCGAAAAAATCGCGGAGGCCAGCGCCTTTACGGTGGGGATCGGAAAGCAGGCCTTTTACCGGCAGCTGGAGATGCCGCAACCCCAGGCCTACGCCTACGCCAAGGAAGTGATGTCCCTCAACGCGACGGCCGCCGACGCCCAGGAGGGGATGTGCGCCTTCCTGGAGAAGCGGTCGCCCCGGTGGCGCCATCGGTGA
- a CDS encoding extracellular solute-binding protein yields MKKPGLLLVVGLLVFLTACMPSADSGKKTLTFWHIGVGEERTILEEAVKRFEKKHPDVKVEIVVHQNDAYKTKLPVAMGGGNPPDIFHSWGGGWLGEFVEAGQVYDLTDKVDADRFAPTALEAATYDGKIMGLPLAMDMVPVWYNKEVFEKYGVKPPKTWDELMQAIETFKKNGVIPIALANKTKWTGAFYLMYFADRVAGEELFQNAVSREGSFADPGYVKAGEYIQKLVKAGAFPEGFNGLDEDTGQSRQLFYSGKAAMYVNGSWFLNIIRDENPEMEKKVGFFPFPTVPDGKGDPSNLVGGVSPVYSVSASCKYPDLAVELLKELTSEETIKTFAEHRGAIPALKGVEVDDPFVKQLKEMVEKANHLQVYYDQTLPPELAEEHKNTTQSLFGLKMTPEEAAKAMEKKAKEILKK; encoded by the coding sequence ATGAAGAAGCCGGGATTGTTGCTTGTGGTGGGACTCTTGGTTTTTTTGACCGCCTGTATGCCTTCGGCCGACAGCGGGAAGAAGACGCTGACCTTCTGGCACATCGGCGTCGGAGAGGAGAGGACCATTCTAGAAGAGGCAGTGAAGCGCTTTGAGAAGAAGCACCCGGATGTCAAGGTGGAAATCGTGGTGCACCAAAACGATGCGTACAAAACCAAATTGCCCGTCGCCATGGGAGGGGGGAATCCTCCGGACATTTTCCATTCCTGGGGAGGAGGATGGCTCGGTGAATTTGTGGAAGCGGGGCAAGTCTATGACCTGACGGACAAGGTGGACGCCGACCGCTTTGCCCCGACCGCCCTGGAGGCCGCCACCTATGATGGGAAAATCATGGGGCTCCCCTTGGCGATGGATATGGTTCCGGTCTGGTACAATAAAGAAGTTTTTGAAAAGTACGGCGTCAAGCCGCCCAAGACCTGGGACGAATTGATGCAAGCGATCGAAACCTTCAAAAAGAATGGCGTGATTCCCATCGCCCTCGCCAACAAGACGAAATGGACGGGCGCCTTCTATCTGATGTATTTTGCCGATCGAGTCGCGGGGGAGGAACTGTTCCAGAACGCGGTGAGCCGGGAAGGATCCTTTGCCGATCCGGGGTATGTAAAGGCCGGCGAATACATTCAGAAGCTGGTGAAGGCGGGAGCTTTCCCCGAAGGGTTCAACGGTTTGGATGAGGATACCGGACAGTCGCGGCAGTTGTTTTACTCGGGGAAAGCGGCCATGTACGTAAATGGAAGCTGGTTTTTGAACATTATCCGCGATGAAAATCCGGAAATGGAGAAAAAGGTGGGATTCTTCCCCTTTCCGACCGTGCCTGACGGCAAGGGGGATCCGAGCAACCTGGTCGGGGGAGTCAGTCCGGTCTATTCCGTCTCCGCTTCCTGCAAATATCCGGACTTGGCCGTCGAGCTGCTGAAGGAACTGACCAGTGAAGAGACGATCAAGACCTTTGCGGAGCACCGGGGTGCCATTCCGGCCCTCAAGGGGGTTGAAGTCGACGACCCGTTTGTGAAGCAGCTGAAGGAGATGGTGGAGAAGGCGAATCACCTGCAGGTTTACTACGATCAGACCTTGCCGCCCGAGCTGGCGGAAGAGCACAAAAATACCACCCAGTCTCTGTTCGGTCTCAAGATGACGCCGGAAGAAGCGGCAAAGGCCATGGAAAAAAAGGCAAAGGAGATTCTGAAAAAATGA
- a CDS encoding carbohydrate ABC transporter permease: protein MKKSSVILAFIGPALLVYCIFVLYPIFSTFYYSLFEWSGIESGATFAGLSNYLNILSDNVFWMSLENNLLLVVASLLTQLPLGLLLALLLFAPIRGVRLFRTVYFLPLLMSSVAVGILWIYIYEPNQGILNRTLDLIGLSFLKSSWLGSEETAFWAVVATICWQFTPFYMILFRAALVGIPEEIYESASIDGAGAWQKFRHITLPLLLPTIITSSILSIIGSLKYFDLIFVMTGGGPNNATELMATYMYKQAFSYFNMGYASTIAFVMFLIAFVVTVIVYSLGYFKRKGNEAV from the coding sequence ATGAAAAAATCGTCCGTTATTCTCGCTTTCATCGGTCCGGCACTGCTCGTATATTGCATATTCGTTCTTTATCCCATCTTTTCCACCTTTTACTACAGCTTGTTTGAGTGGAGCGGGATTGAAAGCGGTGCCACCTTCGCCGGATTGTCCAATTATCTCAACATCTTGTCGGACAACGTGTTCTGGATGTCGCTGGAAAACAATCTGCTGCTGGTCGTCGCATCCCTGTTGACCCAGCTGCCCTTGGGCCTCCTTCTGGCTCTGCTCTTGTTCGCCCCGATCCGGGGTGTGCGCCTCTTCCGTACGGTCTATTTTCTTCCCTTGCTGATGTCCAGCGTTGCCGTCGGGATTTTGTGGATTTATATTTATGAACCCAACCAGGGGATTCTGAACCGCACTCTGGATCTCATCGGGCTTTCCTTTTTGAAGAGCAGCTGGCTCGGTAGCGAAGAAACCGCTTTTTGGGCGGTGGTTGCCACGATCTGCTGGCAGTTCACTCCTTTTTACATGATTCTTTTTCGGGCGGCTCTTGTCGGCATTCCGGAGGAGATCTATGAATCGGCGAGCATTGACGGGGCCGGCGCCTGGCAAAAATTTCGCCATATTACTCTTCCGCTTTTGCTTCCCACGATCATCACGTCCTCCATTTTGTCCATCATCGGTTCTCTCAAATATTTTGACTTGATCTTCGTGATGACGGGCGGGGGGCCCAACAATGCCACCGAACTGATGGCGACCTACATGTACAAGCAAGCCTTTTCCTATTTCAACATGGGTTATGCGAGCACCATCGCCTTTGTCATGTTTCTGATCGCCTTCGTCGTGACCGTGATCGTATATTCCCTCGGTTATTTCAAGAGGAAAGGAAATGAAGCCGTATGA
- a CDS encoding carbohydrate ABC transporter permease, whose amino-acid sequence MIRELKKVPLYVLAILFLIFTGFPYLYMVMISFKSQSDFFQNPFSFWTSFTFENYVRVLQMEIPRYFLNSVIVSVISVFGVVILAAMASYPFSRMKFRLNRPLFFLFLAGMMIPVHTTLIPLYVLVRQWGLYDTLWALIGPYIAFSLPVSIFILTQFMQEIPRELEDAARIDGCSHFRMFWKIHFPLSTPAIATVAIYNFIQIWNEFVFVLVLTSSPENKTLPLGLRDFFGEFSVNVPGIMAALVLGTLPLLVAYFISQEKVVKGLAAGAVKG is encoded by the coding sequence ATGATCAGGGAGTTGAAGAAAGTTCCGCTGTACGTCCTGGCGATCCTGTTTCTGATCTTTACGGGATTTCCGTACTTGTACATGGTCATGATCTCCTTCAAGAGCCAATCGGATTTTTTTCAAAATCCGTTCTCCTTTTGGACATCCTTTACGTTTGAAAACTATGTGCGGGTCTTGCAGATGGAAATCCCGCGATATTTTCTCAACAGCGTCATCGTTTCGGTCATATCCGTCTTCGGGGTGGTCATCCTGGCGGCCATGGCCAGTTATCCCTTTTCCCGGATGAAGTTTCGGCTGAACCGCCCCCTCTTTTTTCTGTTTTTGGCGGGGATGATGATTCCCGTCCACACGACCTTGATTCCGCTTTATGTTCTCGTCAGGCAATGGGGCTTGTACGATACCCTGTGGGCTTTGATCGGGCCCTATATCGCCTTCAGCCTGCCGGTGTCGATCTTCATCTTGACGCAATTCATGCAGGAAATTCCGAGGGAACTGGAAGATGCCGCGCGGATTGACGGTTGTTCCCACTTCAGGATGTTTTGGAAGATCCATTTTCCGCTGTCGACACCGGCGATCGCGACGGTCGCCATCTATAACTTCATTCAGATCTGGAACGAGTTCGTGTTTGTCCTGGTGCTGACCTCCAGTCCGGAAAACAAGACGCTGCCCCTGGGGCTCCGGGATTTCTTCGGGGAGTTTTCCGTCAACGTGCCGGGGATCATGGCGGCGCTGGTTTTGGGAACGTTGCCCCTGCTGGTCGCCTACTTCATTTCCCAGGAGAAAGTGGTGAAGGGTTTGGCCGCCGGGGCGGTGAAGGGGTGA
- a CDS encoding ROK family transcriptional regulator has protein sequence MPVTGDQSLIKKINQSIVLEMIRDHCPISRAQIAELTGLTKGTVSTIVNDLMKDNLVYEIGPGRSSGGRRPVMLMFNKAAGYAIGVDLGVNYLLTVLTDLQGNIVLERMTLYQDLSYDEILSLLKKDLRTVFDQAPSSTYGIIGIGIGIPGIVGNDGTILFAPNLGWKNVDLKGVINSEFQVPVWIDNEANTGALGEKLYGAGRESSNLVYVSVGIGIGTGIVLNGELYKGISGFSGEIGHTTIEVNGKRCRCGNKGCWELYASEHALLSQAKSLPMFRGKDDRDIDLEFLVHLADGGHTEVINLFNQIGEYLGIGIMNIALSFNPELVVIGNRLSKAQQWIVNPVKKVLSNRLMPYHREKLRVEFSSLGTYSSALGASSLAITNFFSESKVTIE, from the coding sequence ATGCCAGTCACTGGGGATCAAAGTCTGATCAAGAAAATCAATCAATCGATCGTTCTCGAAATGATCCGGGACCATTGCCCCATCTCCCGGGCCCAGATCGCCGAATTGACCGGATTGACCAAGGGAACGGTCTCCACCATCGTGAACGACCTGATGAAAGACAACCTGGTGTACGAAATCGGTCCCGGACGTTCCAGCGGCGGGAGACGTCCCGTCATGCTCATGTTCAACAAGGCGGCCGGGTACGCCATCGGCGTCGACTTGGGCGTCAACTACCTGCTGACGGTGCTGACCGACCTGCAGGGAAACATCGTCCTCGAACGAATGACCCTTTACCAGGATTTGTCCTACGACGAGATCCTCTCCCTTCTGAAAAAAGACCTTCGGACGGTCTTCGACCAGGCCCCTTCCAGCACCTACGGCATCATCGGGATCGGCATCGGCATCCCCGGCATTGTCGGAAACGACGGAACCATCCTGTTCGCTCCCAACCTGGGATGGAAAAATGTCGACCTCAAAGGGGTGATCAACAGCGAGTTCCAGGTGCCCGTTTGGATCGACAACGAAGCCAACACGGGGGCCCTGGGAGAAAAACTGTACGGAGCCGGACGGGAATCCTCCAACCTCGTCTACGTCAGCGTCGGAATCGGCATCGGAACGGGAATCGTGTTGAACGGAGAGCTGTACAAGGGGATCTCCGGGTTTTCCGGGGAGATCGGACACACCACGATTGAAGTGAACGGAAAACGGTGCCGGTGCGGAAACAAAGGCTGTTGGGAGCTTTACGCATCGGAACACGCCCTGCTTTCCCAGGCGAAATCCCTGCCGATGTTCCGCGGAAAAGACGACCGGGATATCGATCTGGAATTCCTGGTCCACCTTGCCGATGGAGGGCACACCGAGGTGATCAATCTGTTCAACCAGATCGGTGAATACCTGGGAATCGGAATCATGAACATCGCCCTCAGTTTCAATCCCGAACTGGTGGTCATCGGCAACCGGCTGAGCAAAGCCCAACAGTGGATCGTAAATCCGGTCAAAAAAGTCCTGAGCAATCGGCTCATGCCCTATCACCGGGAAAAACTGCGGGTCGAATTCTCCAGCCTGGGCACCTATTCGAGCGCCCTGGGAGCCTCCTCTTTGGCGATCACAAACTTTTTTTCCGAATCAAAGGTGACCATCGAATAA
- the xylF gene encoding D-xylose ABC transporter substrate-binding protein gives MSGRLPRARALFAVFAVLLLLAACGQDVGSDAGDDKITIGLSIDDLRLERWQKDRDFFIEKAEELGAEVIVQSANGDDSKQLAQIESMLSKDLDVLVIIPHSSDAMASAVNLAKQEQVPVIAYDRMINNSDVDLYISYDNVRVGELQAQYLVEKVPKGNYFLLGGSPTDNNAKLFREGQMKVLKPLVDKGDIRIVGDQWAKDWQADEALKIIENALTANKNRIDAVVASNDSTAGGAVEALAAQNLAGKVAISGQDADLAACQRIVEGTQTMTVYKPIRELAHQAAEAAVRLAKKEKIDTTDAVNNGKKDVPALLLDPIAVDRKNMMETVIKDGFHSFDDVYKNVPEDERPKRK, from the coding sequence ATGAGCGGGCGGCTGCCCCGCGCACGGGCGTTGTTTGCCGTTTTCGCGGTCCTTCTTCTTCTTGCGGCGTGCGGTCAGGATGTGGGCTCCGACGCCGGGGACGACAAAATCACCATCGGCCTGTCGATAGACGATCTGCGGCTGGAAAGGTGGCAGAAGGACCGGGACTTTTTCATCGAGAAGGCCGAAGAGCTGGGAGCGGAAGTGATCGTGCAGTCCGCCAACGGGGATGATTCCAAACAGCTGGCCCAAATCGAAAGCATGTTGTCGAAGGATCTGGACGTGCTCGTGATCATTCCGCACAGTTCCGACGCGATGGCTTCCGCGGTCAATCTGGCCAAACAGGAGCAGGTGCCGGTGATCGCCTATGATCGTATGATCAACAATTCCGACGTGGACCTGTACATCTCCTACGACAATGTTCGGGTGGGCGAGCTGCAGGCGCAATATCTGGTGGAGAAGGTCCCGAAGGGAAATTACTTCCTGCTCGGGGGATCGCCCACCGACAACAACGCCAAGCTGTTCCGGGAAGGGCAGATGAAGGTGCTCAAGCCCCTGGTGGACAAGGGAGACATACGGATCGTCGGCGACCAGTGGGCCAAGGACTGGCAGGCGGATGAAGCCCTCAAAATCATTGAAAACGCCCTGACGGCCAACAAAAACCGGATCGACGCCGTGGTCGCCTCCAACGACAGCACCGCGGGGGGAGCCGTGGAGGCGCTGGCGGCTCAAAATCTGGCGGGGAAAGTGGCCATCTCCGGTCAGGACGCCGACCTGGCGGCCTGTCAGAGGATCGTGGAAGGAACCCAGACGATGACGGTTTACAAACCGATCCGGGAGCTGGCCCATCAGGCGGCCGAGGCGGCGGTTCGGCTGGCCAAGAAGGAAAAAATCGACACCACCGATGCGGTCAACAACGGCAAAAAGGACGTTCCCGCCCTCCTGCTCGATCCCATCGCGGTGGACCGGAAGAACATGATGGAGACGGTGATCAAAGACGGGTTTCATTCCTTCGACGATGTTTACAAAAACGTGCCGGAGGATGAACGGCCGAAGCGAAAATGA
- a CDS encoding xylose ABC transporter ATP-binding protein, which yields MEGITKEFPGTRALDGVSFAVRKGTIHALLGENGAGKSTLMKILSGVYPAGSYEGRIRINGEEKRFRNPRDAEAAGIAVIHQELSLVGEMTVSENIFLGDEPRRWGVIDREEMHVQAKKWLDFLGLDLDPEAKVGSLGIGQQQLVEIAKALSKKSDILILDEPTSALADEEVRRLTGILKDLSGKGVTCVYISHKLNEVMDLADAVTVLRDGKVAGTSLIGEWTEDKIISMMVGRKLGALYPGRKRGAGETVLEVRNYSVYHPARRGKKVVHDVSFSLRKGEVLGFAGLVGAGRTELFAGIFGAHEGRTEGTVLLEGREITLRHPGEAIRRGIVYLPEDRKRYGLFLGMDIKKNLTMASLDRLVKWGIVDEERELREAEEQAARMRVKMADIEMRIRGLSGGNQQKVLLGKSLMTRPKVLILDEPTRGVDIGAKADIYQIIGELSREGVAVVLISSDLPEVIGMSDRILVMAGGRLVGEFEQGEATEEKIMACVTGGGAFA from the coding sequence ATGGAAGGGATCACCAAGGAATTTCCCGGCACCCGCGCCCTGGACGGCGTTTCCTTCGCGGTGCGGAAGGGGACGATTCACGCGCTTCTCGGCGAAAACGGAGCCGGAAAATCCACCTTGATGAAGATTTTGAGCGGCGTGTATCCTGCAGGAAGCTATGAGGGGCGGATCCGGATCAACGGGGAGGAAAAGCGTTTCCGGAACCCCCGGGATGCGGAAGCGGCCGGAATCGCCGTCATTCATCAGGAACTTTCCCTGGTGGGGGAGATGACCGTTTCGGAAAACATTTTTTTGGGAGACGAACCCCGGAGATGGGGGGTGATCGACCGGGAAGAGATGCACGTTCAGGCGAAAAAGTGGCTGGATTTCCTCGGATTGGATCTGGACCCGGAGGCGAAGGTGGGCAGTCTGGGAATCGGGCAACAGCAATTGGTCGAGATCGCCAAAGCACTCTCCAAAAAGAGCGACATCCTCATCCTGGACGAGCCCACCTCCGCGTTGGCGGATGAGGAGGTACGGCGACTGACGGGGATTTTGAAGGACCTGAGCGGGAAGGGGGTCACCTGCGTTTATATTTCCCACAAGCTGAACGAAGTGATGGATTTGGCGGATGCGGTCACGGTTCTCCGCGACGGAAAAGTGGCGGGCACCTCTTTGATCGGCGAATGGACCGAAGACAAGATCATCTCCATGATGGTCGGCAGAAAGCTTGGCGCGCTGTATCCCGGGCGGAAGAGGGGGGCGGGGGAAACGGTCCTCGAAGTGAGGAACTATTCGGTGTATCACCCGGCGCGCAGAGGAAAAAAGGTGGTTCATGACGTGTCCTTTTCCCTGCGAAAAGGGGAGGTGCTCGGGTTTGCCGGGCTTGTCGGCGCGGGAAGGACCGAGCTGTTTGCCGGCATTTTCGGCGCGCATGAGGGTAGGACGGAAGGGACGGTCCTTCTCGAGGGGCGGGAGATCACTCTGCGCCATCCGGGGGAAGCGATCCGCCGCGGCATCGTCTATCTTCCCGAAGACCGCAAACGGTACGGACTGTTTCTCGGAATGGACATCAAGAAAAATCTCACCATGGCCTCCCTGGACCGGCTGGTGAAATGGGGAATCGTCGACGAGGAGCGGGAGCTCAGGGAGGCGGAGGAGCAGGCGGCCCGCATGCGGGTCAAGATGGCCGACATCGAGATGAGAATCAGGGGATTAAGCGGCGGAAACCAGCAGAAGGTCCTCCTTGGCAAATCCCTGATGACCCGTCCGAAGGTGCTGATCCTGGACGAGCCGACCCGGGGGGTGGATATCGGCGCCAAGGCGGACATCTATCAGATCATTGGCGAGCTGAGCCGGGAAGGCGTTGCAGTGGTGCTGATCTCCTCCGATTTGCCGGAGGTGATCGGGATGTCGGACCGCATTCTGGTGATGGCCGGAGGAAGGTTGGTGGGGGAATTTGAGCAGGGAGAAGCGACAGAGGAGAAAATCATGGCTTGTGTGACGGGAGGGGGCGCCTTTGCGTAA